One part of the Nostoc sp. PCC 7120 = FACHB-418 genome encodes these proteins:
- a CDS encoding class I SAM-dependent methyltransferase has product MKDVFFCPEESNFYSNCLENFILRNSDQSDSIIEFGSGDGSPVINSLLRNQFNGIIHGFELNTSAWKAANLTIDEYNLTDKYVVNNSSLFEANKPEANYLIANPPYLPAPDDDIYMPLLFGGEDGATVTNDLLCLGYENVLLLVSSFSNPISTIKQAQNNGYNISNFVILPLKFGYYSSEAKVKNHIEKLRKNNMAFYSGEYYFLAGVLFQKKASVVDLSKELTQVMTSL; this is encoded by the coding sequence ATGAAAGATGTTTTCTTCTGTCCTGAAGAGTCTAATTTCTACTCAAATTGTCTAGAAAATTTCATTCTCAGGAATAGTGATCAATCTGATTCCATTATTGAATTTGGTTCTGGTGATGGTAGCCCTGTAATTAACTCATTACTAAGAAATCAGTTCAATGGTATTATACACGGGTTTGAGTTAAATACCTCTGCGTGGAAAGCCGCAAATTTAACGATTGATGAATATAATCTTACTGATAAATATGTAGTTAACAACTCTAGCTTATTTGAAGCTAATAAACCTGAAGCTAACTATCTAATCGCCAATCCACCATATTTACCAGCACCAGATGATGATATTTATATGCCCTTATTATTTGGCGGTGAAGATGGGGCGACAGTTACCAATGATCTTTTGTGTTTAGGTTATGAAAATGTTTTACTTTTAGTGTCTAGCTTTTCTAATCCTATCAGTACAATTAAGCAGGCACAAAATAATGGATATAATATTAGTAACTTCGTGATTCTACCATTAAAATTTGGTTACTATAGCTCAGAAGCTAAAGTTAAAAATCATATAGAAAAACTGCGAAAAAATAATATGGCGTTTTATTCTGGAGAATATTATTTTTTGGCTGGCGTGTTATTTCAGAAAAAAGCATCTGTGGTTGATTTATCTAAGGAGTTAACCCAAGTAATGACGAGTTTGTAA
- a CDS encoding Hsp70 family protein: protein MEILETVGFDLGHGETAVAKAIVESIEPPQMLEINHKKNQVTALGWHPQLGYLVGEQALIQAGVTQLAITFKQKPNNDPKYRKTISTFIATYYHLLKESRQIETQDTTYFYVGCPSGWSVKERSEYQQLLQEAGIPLLNVVPESRAAFMQAKEAGKLEYEKLISSVLIVDIGSSTTDFTLVKSLQEIPLDFGNNALGASLIDKAIFAKTLAKHEQKPLLEKVFKEYPHHQARCELACRKAKEDYFSNEQLYSDSQSFARGFESINEQIYFIPQVNKLMMEEILNQPLSELGEKSWLQSFHAALNEAKQKLDQQGITPKLVLMTGGASRMKFTHQLCQEFFPEPQTLLRPDPEPERCIALGLARVGRWDLRANAFKQEVNKLLESNQLKELIGKHIPELIKSLTQPLAEGLIENAVRHGVKDWQKNQIRTLADLETSMKQRAEEWLQSDIAQKIVNNQCISWFNQKIQPDLAAETDPICRQFHIPRSSLRFEDSIEPALVNPELRIGDAILGETVAFIVNVLIGGGTLASIITLILTGHLTWPIALVYGASVIAAGMELNRETVKEAIKTNVNIPSWIRSSFVNDRKIDDICKQVNPELEKVIQEQLTANQDAFDKLISKVEEGLQKALSTKVQEAIILIQ, encoded by the coding sequence ATGGAAATTTTAGAAACAGTCGGTTTTGATTTGGGACACGGTGAAACAGCAGTAGCTAAGGCAATTGTGGAGAGCATCGAACCGCCCCAAATGTTGGAAATTAATCATAAAAAAAACCAAGTTACTGCACTGGGTTGGCATCCTCAACTAGGTTATCTAGTCGGGGAACAAGCCTTAATTCAAGCTGGGGTGACTCAGTTGGCAATTACTTTCAAGCAAAAACCCAATAATGATCCTAAATATCGCAAAACTATTAGTACTTTTATTGCTACCTACTACCACTTATTAAAAGAAAGTAGACAAATTGAAACTCAAGACACTACTTACTTTTATGTTGGTTGTCCTTCAGGATGGTCAGTTAAAGAACGTTCAGAATATCAACAATTACTGCAAGAAGCTGGTATTCCTTTACTAAATGTTGTCCCCGAATCAAGGGCAGCTTTTATGCAGGCCAAGGAAGCCGGTAAACTAGAATATGAAAAACTTATTTCGTCAGTACTAATTGTTGATATTGGTTCTTCAACTACAGATTTTACTTTAGTTAAAAGCTTACAAGAAATACCTTTAGATTTTGGTAATAACGCTTTAGGCGCATCTTTAATTGATAAAGCTATTTTTGCTAAAACTCTCGCCAAGCATGAACAAAAACCATTACTAGAAAAAGTATTTAAAGAATATCCCCATCATCAAGCGCGTTGTGAATTAGCCTGCCGCAAAGCTAAGGAAGATTACTTTTCTAACGAACAGCTTTATAGCGATTCTCAATCCTTCGCCCGTGGTTTTGAATCTATCAACGAACAGATTTATTTTATCCCCCAAGTCAACAAATTAATGATGGAAGAAATATTGAACCAACCTTTATCCGAACTAGGGGAAAAAAGTTGGTTGCAATCATTTCACGCAGCATTAAACGAAGCAAAACAAAAGTTAGACCAGCAAGGTATCACACCGAAACTAGTGTTAATGACTGGTGGCGCATCGCGGATGAAATTCACCCACCAACTTTGTCAGGAATTTTTCCCTGAACCACAAACCTTACTGCGTCCAGACCCAGAGCCAGAAAGATGTATTGCTTTAGGTTTAGCGCGGGTGGGACGTTGGGACTTACGAGCTAATGCTTTCAAACAAGAAGTCAATAAACTGTTGGAATCAAACCAGCTCAAAGAATTAATTGGTAAGCATATTCCAGAGTTAATAAAATCTTTGACTCAGCCATTAGCTGAGGGGTTAATTGAGAACGCAGTTAGACATGGAGTGAAAGATTGGCAAAAAAACCAAATCCGTACTTTAGCTGATTTGGAAACCTCCATGAAGCAGCGAGCAGAAGAGTGGCTGCAAAGTGATATAGCTCAAAAGATAGTTAACAACCAATGTATCAGTTGGTTTAATCAGAAAATTCAACCAGATTTAGCCGCAGAAACTGACCCGATATGTCGCCAGTTCCATATACCCAGAAGCAGTTTGAGGTTTGAAGATAGTATTGAGCCTGCTTTAGTTAACCCAGAATTGCGTATTGGAGACGCTATTTTAGGCGAAACAGTAGCATTCATCGTTAATGTATTAATTGGTGGTGGTACTCTTGCCAGTATCATTACTCTCATACTGACTGGACATTTAACCTGGCCTATTGCATTAGTTTACGGGGCTTCGGTAATAGCAGCAGGCATGGAGCTAAATCGAGAGACGGTAAAAGAGGCAATTAAAACAAATGTCAATATTCCTAGTTGGATTCGCTCTAGTTTTGTGAATGACCGAAAAATTGACGATATATGTAAACAAGTCAATCCTGAGTTAGAGAAGGTTATTCAAGAACAACTAACAGCTAATCAAGATGCTTTTGACAAACTAATTAGTAAGGTAGAGGAAGGACTACAAAAGGCTCTTTCTACAAAGGTACAAGAGGCAATAATTTTGATTCAATAA
- the glgB gene encoding 1,4-alpha-glucan branching enzyme, with protein MSMTTIAPEQVNRIVWNQHHDPFEILGSHPIEQNGKTVWVVRAYLPNASAAWVVLPEQRQEYPMQTVHDPHFFECIIETSELSNYQLKTKEGEHERVSYDPYAFRSPRLTDFDLHLFAEGNHHRIYEKLGAHFTEVGGVKGVYFAVWAPNARNVSVLGDFNLWDGRKHQMRKGATGVWELFIPEIGVGEHYKYEIKNFAGHIYEKSDPFGFQQEPRPKTASIVSNLNSYNWSDEDWLEQRRHTDPLTQPISVYEVHLGSWLHAASAEPAQLPNGETEPVVIASELNPGARFLTYRELASRLIPYVKELGYTHIELLPIAEHPFDGSWGYQVTGYYAPTSRFGTPEDFMYFVDQCHQNNIGVLVDWVPGHFPKDGHGLAFFDGTHLYEHADPRKGEHKEWGTLVFNYSRNEVRNFLVANALFWFDKYHIDGIRVDAVASMLYLDYCRKEGEWLPNQYGGRENLEAADFLRQVNHLLFSYFPGVLSIAEESTDWPMVSWPTYTGGLGFNLKWNMGWMHDMLDYFSMDPWFRQFHQNNITFSMWYNHSENFMLALSHDEVVHGKSNIIGKMPGDKWQKLANVRCLFAYMFAHPGKKTMFMSMEFGQWSEWNVWADLEWPLLQFEPHQQLKKFFTELNKLYRSEPALYTLDFAREGFDWIDCSDNRHSVVSFIRREKDTENFVVVICNFTPQPHSHYRIGVPEKGFYTELFNSDARQYGGSNMGNLGGKWTDDWSMHNRPYSLDLCLPPLGVLILKMDKEKTAKALGS; from the coding sequence ATGTCCATGACCACGATCGCTCCTGAACAGGTTAACCGCATCGTCTGGAACCAGCATCATGATCCTTTTGAAATCCTTGGTTCTCATCCCATAGAGCAAAACGGCAAAACCGTTTGGGTTGTGAGAGCCTACCTACCAAATGCTAGTGCAGCATGGGTAGTTCTTCCAGAACAACGGCAAGAATACCCCATGCAGACGGTGCATGATCCACATTTTTTTGAATGTATTATTGAAACTTCTGAACTATCAAACTACCAGTTAAAAACTAAAGAAGGAGAGCATGAGCGTGTCTCCTACGATCCTTACGCTTTTCGTTCCCCTCGTTTAACAGACTTTGATTTACATTTGTTTGCTGAAGGTAATCACCATCGCATTTACGAAAAACTGGGAGCGCATTTCACAGAAGTGGGTGGCGTTAAAGGTGTTTACTTTGCAGTTTGGGCCCCCAATGCTCGCAATGTCTCTGTTTTGGGAGATTTCAACCTCTGGGACGGACGTAAACATCAGATGCGTAAAGGCGCTACTGGCGTTTGGGAATTATTCATTCCCGAAATCGGGGTAGGAGAGCATTACAAATATGAAATCAAAAATTTTGCAGGGCATATTTACGAAAAATCAGACCCCTTCGGTTTTCAACAAGAACCCCGCCCCAAAACAGCCTCAATTGTTAGCAATTTAAATTCATACAACTGGAGTGATGAAGACTGGTTAGAACAACGCCGTCATACAGATCCTTTAACCCAGCCGATTTCAGTTTATGAAGTACACTTAGGTTCTTGGTTACACGCTGCTAGTGCAGAACCAGCTCAACTACCTAATGGCGAAACGGAGCCTGTAGTTATTGCTTCAGAACTGAATCCGGGCGCACGTTTTTTAACATATCGGGAACTAGCCAGCAGACTTATTCCCTATGTAAAAGAACTGGGATACACCCACATAGAATTATTACCGATCGCCGAACATCCTTTTGATGGATCTTGGGGTTATCAGGTAACAGGATACTACGCCCCTACTTCACGTTTTGGTACTCCTGAAGACTTTATGTATTTTGTTGACCAGTGTCACCAAAACAACATTGGCGTACTTGTCGATTGGGTTCCCGGTCACTTCCCCAAGGATGGACATGGTTTAGCCTTCTTCGATGGTACTCATCTTTACGAACACGCCGACCCCCGCAAAGGTGAACATAAAGAGTGGGGGACTCTGGTTTTCAATTATAGCCGGAACGAAGTCCGCAACTTTTTGGTAGCAAATGCCCTGTTCTGGTTTGACAAATACCACATAGACGGTATTCGTGTTGATGCGGTGGCTTCCATGCTTTATCTCGACTACTGTCGCAAAGAGGGTGAATGGTTGCCTAACCAGTACGGTGGTAGAGAAAATCTAGAAGCAGCAGATTTTCTGCGTCAGGTAAATCACTTGCTTTTTAGCTATTTTCCTGGTGTGCTTTCCATTGCGGAAGAATCGACAGATTGGCCGATGGTGTCTTGGCCTACCTACACAGGCGGTTTGGGATTTAACCTCAAGTGGAACATGGGCTGGATGCACGATATGCTGGATTATTTCAGCATGGACCCTTGGTTTAGGCAATTCCACCAAAACAACATCACTTTTAGTATGTGGTATAACCACAGTGAAAACTTCATGCTGGCGCTCTCCCATGATGAAGTCGTACATGGTAAGAGCAATATCATTGGCAAAATGCCAGGCGATAAGTGGCAGAAGTTGGCAAATGTGCGTTGTTTGTTTGCCTATATGTTTGCTCACCCAGGGAAGAAAACCATGTTTATGAGCATGGAATTTGGGCAATGGAGCGAGTGGAATGTTTGGGCTGACTTGGAGTGGCCTTTGTTGCAGTTTGAACCACACCAACAGTTGAAAAAATTCTTCACGGAACTGAATAAACTTTACCGTTCTGAACCTGCTTTATACACTTTAGATTTTGCCAGGGAAGGGTTTGATTGGATTGATTGTAGCGATAATCGCCACAGCGTAGTCTCGTTTATTCGCCGTGAAAAAGATACCGAGAATTTCGTTGTGGTGATTTGTAACTTCACACCCCAGCCTCATTCTCATTACCGTATTGGCGTCCCAGAAAAAGGTTTTTACACCGAGTTATTCAATAGTGATGCTCGTCAGTATGGCGGTAGCAACATGGGTAACTTAGGTGGTAAGTGGACTGATGATTGGTCGATGCACAATCGCCCCTACTCACTGGATTTATGTTTACCACCTCTGGGAGTTTTGATTCTGAAGATGGATAAGGAAAAAACAGCTAAAGCATTAGGTTCTTAA
- a CDS encoding peptidoglycan D,D-transpeptidase FtsI family protein, with amino-acid sequence MQKSPSRLKFRKFQKPEFTRRKRVLQKVAMKTIAPNPQEPLTNAKTRLLTVWGILMTAGLGLAINAYNLQILQGAKLTQRARNQQMVSLRPYMPRRLVVDRNDNVLAVDRPVYTLYAHPKLFKKTNEEISDRLAPIIDRNPADLVKIFQGQKSGITLTSSLPEELAERVRKLRLDGLEMIPKYSRYYPQDDLVADVVGYVDVDRRGQAGVERSQEKWLERSVKTVRLSRAGNGALMPDYAPEGFLNSDDLRMQLTIDSRLQRATRTALKEQLEKFGGKRGAVIVMDAMDGSILALASQPTYNPNEYSKADISLFKNWTVADLYEPGSTFKPLNVAIALENGVIKADDVFNDSGAIRIGSHTIRNAQRNGYGRINIAQILQNSSNIGMVQMIQRLKPSIYYNWLERLGLGQPVDTDLPFAVSGTLKSQEKFIRSPIEPATTSFGQGFSLTPLQLVQMQGALANGGKLVTPHVVRGLLDTKGQIHYTPNHPAPRQIFSAATTQKVVEMMETVVTEGTGKAAQIPGYRIAGKTGTAQKASPNGGYIVGARITSFVAILPVESPRYVVLALVDEPKGANAYGSTVAAPIVKSVMEALIPIERLAPSQPIEGKP; translated from the coding sequence ATGCAAAAGTCACCAAGTAGATTGAAGTTTAGAAAGTTTCAAAAGCCGGAGTTCACCAGGCGCAAAAGGGTATTACAAAAGGTGGCAATGAAAACAATTGCCCCCAATCCCCAAGAGCCATTAACAAATGCCAAAACCAGACTTTTGACTGTCTGGGGTATATTAATGACGGCTGGACTGGGATTGGCAATTAATGCGTATAACTTGCAAATTTTGCAGGGAGCAAAACTAACACAAAGAGCGCGAAACCAACAAATGGTAAGCTTGCGCCCCTATATGCCTCGCCGCTTGGTGGTGGATCGCAATGATAATGTGTTGGCTGTTGACCGCCCTGTCTATACTTTATATGCCCACCCTAAGCTATTTAAAAAGACAAATGAAGAAATAAGCGATCGCCTAGCTCCCATTATTGATAGAAACCCTGCTGATTTAGTCAAGATTTTTCAAGGTCAAAAAAGTGGTATTACTTTGACCTCCTCTTTACCAGAGGAACTGGCCGAGCGCGTCAGGAAATTAAGATTAGATGGCTTGGAAATGATTCCCAAATATTCCCGCTATTATCCTCAGGATGATTTAGTGGCGGATGTAGTGGGATATGTAGACGTTGACCGTCGTGGTCAGGCGGGTGTGGAACGTAGCCAAGAGAAATGGCTAGAACGTTCTGTGAAAACAGTACGCTTAAGTAGGGCGGGTAATGGGGCTTTGATGCCTGATTATGCTCCTGAAGGTTTTTTAAATTCTGATGATTTGCGGATGCAATTGACTATCGACAGTCGTTTGCAAAGGGCTACCCGAACAGCATTGAAGGAACAGCTAGAAAAGTTTGGCGGGAAACGAGGAGCAGTGATTGTGATGGATGCGATGGATGGCTCTATCCTCGCTTTGGCATCTCAACCTACTTATAACCCGAATGAATACTCGAAAGCGGATATTTCATTGTTCAAAAACTGGACGGTGGCTGATCTCTATGAGCCAGGTTCCACATTTAAACCATTGAATGTGGCGATCGCTCTGGAAAATGGTGTCATCAAAGCAGATGATGTATTTAATGATTCCGGTGCAATTCGCATCGGTTCTCATACTATTAGAAACGCTCAACGCAACGGTTACGGACGCATCAATATTGCTCAAATTCTCCAAAACTCCAGCAATATTGGCATGGTGCAGATGATCCAACGCCTAAAACCTTCGATTTACTACAATTGGCTAGAACGTTTAGGACTAGGTCAACCGGTAGATACAGATTTACCTTTTGCCGTGAGTGGGACGCTCAAAAGTCAGGAAAAATTTATTCGCTCCCCCATTGAACCAGCAACCACTTCCTTTGGACAAGGCTTTTCTTTGACACCCTTACAATTAGTGCAGATGCAAGGAGCCTTAGCTAATGGTGGTAAATTGGTCACACCTCACGTTGTCCGGGGACTACTTGATACTAAAGGGCAAATCCACTACACACCCAATCACCCAGCACCAAGGCAAATTTTCTCAGCCGCAACGACCCAAAAAGTTGTGGAAATGATGGAAACGGTAGTTACAGAAGGTACTGGCAAGGCTGCTCAAATCCCTGGCTATCGCATCGCAGGCAAAACAGGTACAGCCCAAAAAGCCAGTCCTAACGGCGGTTACATCGTGGGCGCTCGGATTACCAGCTTTGTTGCTATTTTACCCGTTGAATCACCCCGTTATGTAGTTTTGGCCTTAGTTGATGAGCCAAAAGGAGCCAACGCCTACGGTTCAACTGTCGCAGCCCCAATTGTCAAATCCGTTATGGAAGCACTAATTCCCATTGAACGCCTTGCACCCAGCCAGCCGATTGAAGGAAAACCTTAA
- a CDS encoding iron-containing redox enzyme family protein has protein sequence MQSNLVMFPIVEVVRPGTQVKERDATDYERAEQQFLLLLVTEDLDDNLDRQAAIVSDFEQAVSRAINGAYKHECQDELAHRFLQRILYRINRLNLFWFDDLRQYTNERSLYLSSCRNQIEAAWQKWELAQVDVAAIQKLDVKQALIDRADADLNPPLSAASRYIREEMSEAGYRHLLAIGSFDGLVEGSRLSRILGGAANEVQCTLVRVLLEEYGNGRLSRKHSTFFAQMLAEFGMNTTPEAYFDLVPWEVLACANHNFLLTERRRYYLRYSGGLTYFEVAGPAAYRNYLAAAQRLGLSNAAMGYWELHIKEDERHGRWMLDDVALPLVERYPDDAWELVLGYDQEKLMGDRAGEAVVRSIHQTESIN, from the coding sequence ATGCAAAGCAATTTAGTTATGTTCCCAATTGTTGAGGTTGTAAGGCCAGGTACGCAAGTCAAGGAAAGAGATGCTACTGATTACGAACGTGCCGAGCAGCAATTTTTATTACTTTTGGTAACTGAGGACTTAGACGATAACTTAGATAGACAAGCTGCAATTGTCAGTGATTTTGAACAGGCAGTTTCCAGGGCAATTAATGGGGCTTATAAACATGAGTGCCAAGATGAGTTAGCACATCGGTTTTTGCAACGGATTCTTTATCGGATTAATCGGCTGAATCTGTTTTGGTTTGATGATTTGCGACAGTACACTAATGAGCGATCGCTCTATTTATCCTCATGTCGTAACCAAATTGAGGCTGCTTGGCAGAAGTGGGAACTTGCACAAGTAGATGTCGCTGCAATACAAAAATTAGATGTCAAACAGGCATTAATAGATCGTGCTGATGCTGATTTAAACCCACCACTATCAGCAGCTAGTCGCTATATTCGTGAAGAGATGAGCGAAGCTGGCTATCGTCATTTGTTGGCGATCGGTTCTTTCGATGGTTTGGTTGAAGGTAGTCGTCTTTCCCGAATTTTAGGCGGCGCGGCTAATGAGGTGCAGTGTACCCTCGTGCGGGTGCTACTGGAAGAGTACGGCAACGGACGTTTATCTCGCAAGCATTCGACTTTTTTTGCCCAAATGCTAGCTGAGTTTGGCATGAACACCACACCAGAGGCATACTTTGATTTAGTTCCCTGGGAAGTTTTAGCTTGTGCCAATCACAATTTTTTACTGACTGAACGCAGACGTTATTACCTGCGTTACAGTGGCGGATTGACCTATTTTGAAGTGGCTGGGCCTGCGGCTTATCGCAATTATCTTGCAGCAGCACAAAGATTGGGATTATCAAATGCAGCGATGGGTTATTGGGAACTGCACATCAAGGAAGATGAACGCCACGGACGCTGGATGTTGGATGATGTGGCTTTGCCTTTAGTGGAACGTTATCCCGATGACGCGTGGGAGTTGGTGCTGGGATATGACCAGGAAAAATTAATGGGCGATCGCGCGGGTGAAGCTGTTGTCAGGTCTATTCACCAAACTGAATCAATTAATTAA